From the genome of Blautia hydrogenotrophica DSM 10507:
TCGGAACTTCCTGCTCCTTTAGTATTTTTATCAATATTTCTCGCATTCTGATGAGCCTGACTTGTAATTTTCTGTGGGGGAAGACCTTGCTTTTCTCGTTTCTTTTCGGCCTTCTTCATATTTTCTTCAATCAGAACTTGCATATCAATTTTGCTCATATGACGATTGATAATCACCTGTTGAACACTACGGATAACAGCACCAGAAATCCAGTATATACCGATACCAACTGGCAATGTTAGACACATTACTGCCGAAAATACAGGCATAATTGTATTCATAGTCTTCATAGAATTCATCATAGGATTATCTTTATTGTTATTATTATTCTGACTCGCAGTAGGCATTAAACGGAAATTCAGCCACTGAGTCAGCCATGCCAGCAGTGGTACTAGCACTGCTGCTGCCAATACCAACCAAGAACCGCTTCCAAAAGCTGATTTAATAATCGTCAAAGGCTGGTCTGCGATATTCAACACACCAAAAATCTGCATATCAGACAGACTACTGGCTGTACTTTGTATTACATCAGAAAAACCGGCAAATTCCTTGATATCGGCAAAACTTCTCCACTGATCTGGAGAAAAACTATATAACACATCAATGACAGAATCCTTTGTGGCATTTGCCCCATCCATGATAAGCTTTGCACGGGTTACATGGTTGTCTGTCATAAAATTCTGAATTAAATCACTATAACCGCTGACACCGACAATCTGATTTACTACATCAGTAAATACACCTTTCACGCTTCCTACATATCCAGGTATTTTATAAATTACCTGCCATAACGCCATCAATATTGGAAACTGGATAGCTAACTGCACACAACTTCCTGTCGGTGAAACGCCATATTTTTGATAAACCAGAGAAGTTTCTTCCTGCATTTTCTGCATGGAAATCTGGTCTCTTTTTCCTTGATATTTCTTTTGAATCTTTGTGATCTCCGGCTGCATAACCGCACTTAATTTAGAAAATTTCTGCTGCTTAATCTGCAGAGGAGTCATCAGTAAATACATGAGAATTGTAAAAATGATAATACAAAGACCAATATTCTCTATTCCAAACATACTGTTCAAAACTTTGAAAATACCGTCCATGATCCAACCCAAGACAGAACCTATTTGTCCAATGATGGGGATCCCATTTTTTGTCGCTATTAATAATTCCAAAAC
Proteins encoded in this window:
- a CDS encoding YidC/Oxa1 family membrane protein insertase codes for the protein MELLIATKNGIPIIGQIGSVLGWIMDGIFKVLNSMFGIENIGLCIIIFTILMYLLMTPLQIKQQKFSKLSAVMQPEITKIQKKYQGKRDQISMQKMQEETSLVYQKYGVSPTGSCVQLAIQFPILMALWQVIYKIPGYVGSVKGVFTDVVNQIVGVSGYSDLIQNFMTDNHVTRAKLIMDGANATKDSVIDVLYSFSPDQWRSFADIKEFAGFSDVIQSTASSLSDMQIFGVLNIADQPLTIIKSAFGSGSWLVLAAAVLVPLLAWLTQWLNFRLMPTASQNNNNNKDNPMMNSMKTMNTIMPVFSAVMCLTLPVGIGIYWISGAVIRSVQQVIINRHMSKIDMQVLIEENMKKAEKKREKQGLPPQKITSQAHQNARNIDKNTKGAGSSEREKKVEQSYQNAQYAKPGSLAAKANMVREFDERNKKKK